A window from Pseudooceanicola algae encodes these proteins:
- a CDS encoding dihydrodipicolinate synthase family protein: MTKAIRGIYAAAISPFNADGSLDHARLVRYCQHLMSEGGCDGVAPTGTTGEGTSVGLDDRLALPGHFAAAGIAPERVIFGTGAPSARDCQMLTLSCVEAGYTNVLVLPPYYYKSPSDDGVFAYYADLIERVGRDDLRIYLYHFPQMSQVPLSTDLVNRLRAAYGPVIAGLKDSSGDFEQSRAFIEATGGVAEDFDVYPSSEAFLWQGLDIGSAGIISGSTNIFANYVQAALKAPAGAERDAAMEQVRRARATAGKYPMMAAMKTAEAWRSGDDAWLRMAPPLRPLAPEIAKAFRADLAALEPAAETVS; this comes from the coding sequence ATGACCAAAGCCATCAGAGGCATCTACGCCGCCGCCATTTCGCCGTTCAATGCGGATGGCAGTCTCGACCACGCGCGGCTTGTGCGCTACTGCCAGCATCTCATGAGCGAGGGCGGCTGCGACGGCGTGGCCCCCACCGGCACCACGGGCGAGGGCACCTCGGTCGGTCTGGATGACCGGCTGGCGCTGCCGGGCCATTTCGCCGCCGCCGGGATCGCACCAGAGCGGGTGATCTTCGGCACCGGCGCGCCTTCGGCGCGGGACTGCCAGATGCTGACACTGTCCTGTGTCGAGGCGGGTTATACCAACGTGCTGGTGCTGCCGCCCTATTATTACAAGTCGCCCTCGGACGACGGGGTGTTCGCCTATTACGCGGATCTGATCGAACGGGTCGGGCGCGATGATCTGCGGATCTATCTCTACCACTTCCCGCAAATGTCGCAGGTGCCGCTGTCGACCGATCTGGTGAACCGCCTGCGGGCCGCCTACGGCCCGGTGATTGCCGGCCTCAAGGACAGCAGCGGCGATTTCGAACAATCCCGCGCCTTTATCGAGGCAACCGGCGGTGTGGCCGAGGATTTCGACGTCTATCCGTCCTCCGAGGCGTTCTTGTGGCAGGGCCTCGATATCGGCTCGGCGGGGATCATCTCGGGTTCGACGAACATCTTTGCAAACTACGTGCAGGCGGCTCTCAAGGCCCCGGCCGGCGCCGAACGCGATGCGGCGATGGAGCAGGTCCGCCGGGCCCGTGCGACGGCCGGGAAATATCCGATGATGGCCGCGATGAAGACCGCCGAGGCCTGGCGCAGCGGGGACGACGCCTGGCTGCGCATGGCGCCGCCGCTGCGCCCGCTTGCCCCGGAAATCGCCAAGGCGTTCCGCGCCGATCTTGCGGCGCTGGAACCCGCCGCTGAAACCGTCAGTTGA
- a CDS encoding zinc-dependent alcohol dehydrogenase, translated as MPDDLSTAPHVQKKSQGIGPEVPSHMRAWVLGDPKELKMIEKPVPTPGRAEVLVRVDAVAICATDLEILEYGTPAMVEGGAPFNKDFTPGHEYMGTVAALGPGVDQFAVGDRITVEVHAGCGQCKRCRMGMYTSCHNYGQNYGDHDKGHRANGFTTNGGFAEYVVNNVNTMIPVPDDMSDEEATLVVTAGTSMYGLTELGGLVAGESVVVIGPGPIGLLAVAVAKSLGASPVILVGTRESRNEIGRKLGADIIINPREEDAVARVKELTGKGADYVIDCAGNETTVNQSVQMTNRGGRICLAAFPKNKVNFDLGALAVNNIYLYGIRGEGRSATHRAMAFMAARRFDAGLVHSHTFPLDELPTAIKYAAERIDDAIKVVVSMHKTTTGGDK; from the coding sequence ATGCCCGACGATCTTTCGACAGCCCCGCACGTCCAGAAGAAATCCCAAGGTATCGGGCCGGAAGTGCCGTCCCACATGCGGGCCTGGGTGCTTGGTGACCCGAAGGAACTGAAGATGATCGAAAAGCCCGTGCCGACGCCCGGCCGCGCCGAGGTGCTTGTGCGCGTCGATGCGGTTGCGATCTGCGCGACCGATCTCGAGATCCTCGAATACGGCACTCCGGCGATGGTCGAGGGCGGTGCGCCTTTCAACAAGGATTTCACCCCCGGCCATGAATACATGGGCACCGTCGCCGCGCTTGGGCCGGGGGTCGACCAGTTCGCTGTCGGCGACCGCATCACGGTCGAGGTGCACGCAGGCTGTGGCCAGTGCAAACGCTGCCGCATGGGGATGTATACCTCATGCCACAACTACGGTCAGAACTACGGCGATCATGACAAGGGCCACCGCGCCAACGGCTTTACCACCAACGGCGGCTTTGCCGAATACGTGGTGAACAACGTCAACACGATGATCCCCGTCCCCGACGACATGTCCGACGAAGAGGCGACACTGGTCGTCACGGCCGGGACCTCGATGTACGGGCTGACGGAACTCGGCGGGCTGGTGGCGGGCGAAAGCGTCGTGGTCATCGGACCCGGTCCCATCGGCCTGCTGGCGGTTGCCGTGGCCAAATCGCTCGGCGCGTCGCCGGTGATCCTGGTCGGGACCCGTGAAAGCCGCAACGAGATCGGCCGCAAGCTGGGCGCCGACATCATCATCAACCCCCGCGAAGAAGATGCGGTGGCGCGGGTGAAGGAACTGACCGGCAAGGGCGCGGATTACGTCATCGATTGCGCGGGCAACGAGACGACCGTGAACCAATCCGTGCAGATGACCAACCGGGGCGGCCGGATCTGCCTGGCAGCCTTCCCGAAGAACAAGGTCAACTTCGACCTCGGCGCGCTGGCGGTGAACAACATCTACCTCTACGGCATCCGGGGCGAAGGCCGGTCGGCCACGCACCGCGCCATGGCCTTCATGGCGGCACGCCGCTTTGACGCGGGCCTTGTGCACAGCCACACCTTCCCGTTGGATGAACTGCCGACCGCGATCAAATACGCAGCCGAGCGCATTGACGATGCGATCAAGGTGGTCGTGTCCATGCACAAGACCACCACCGGCGGCGACAAGTGA
- a CDS encoding IclR family transcriptional regulator: protein MRISQSGGGSIVQSVDRALALLEALAEASGGLSLSEVSRAVGLATSTAHRLLTTLQLRGFVTHEAQSGRWVIGHRAFSVGESFSHYANIVVQARPFLRQLRDQTRETANLGIVEKEDTVTIAQAESREINRAIAPPGGRVPILHSGMGKAIIATWPDDAIRTLVARQGLRPMTPTSLRSLEGVMTEVGTIRARGYAVDNEEYVRGMRCVAAVVWSPAGDPVGAVSASGVASRVTVNRIDAIANMVRKTAADLTADLAGNGR, encoded by the coding sequence ATGCGGATTTCACAAAGTGGCGGGGGCAGCATCGTGCAATCGGTGGATCGCGCCCTTGCCTTGCTCGAGGCGCTGGCAGAGGCCTCGGGCGGGCTCAGCCTGTCGGAAGTGTCCCGCGCGGTCGGCCTTGCGACTTCGACGGCGCATCGGTTGCTGACGACGCTGCAACTGCGCGGCTTCGTCACCCACGAGGCACAATCGGGCCGTTGGGTCATTGGCCATCGCGCATTTTCGGTCGGAGAGAGCTTTTCCCACTACGCCAATATCGTCGTTCAGGCGCGGCCCTTCCTGCGTCAGTTGCGCGACCAGACGCGGGAAACGGCCAACCTCGGCATCGTCGAAAAGGAAGACACGGTGACCATCGCCCAGGCTGAAAGCCGCGAGATCAACCGTGCCATCGCCCCCCCGGGCGGCAGGGTTCCGATCCTGCATTCTGGCATGGGCAAGGCGATCATCGCGACCTGGCCCGACGACGCGATCCGGACCCTTGTCGCGCGTCAGGGTCTGCGTCCCATGACCCCGACCAGCCTGCGCAGCCTGGAAGGGGTCATGACGGAGGTCGGGACAATCCGCGCCCGGGGCTATGCCGTCGACAACGAGGAATACGTGCGCGGCATGCGCTGTGTGGCTGCAGTCGTCTGGTCGCCCGCTGGCGATCCGGTGGGGGCGGTTTCGGCCTCGGGCGTGGCAAGCCGGGTGACGGTCAACCGCATCGACGCGATTGCGAATATGGTGCGCAAGACTGCCGCGGACCTGACGGCGGACCTGGCCGGAAACGGTCGCTGA
- a CDS encoding GlcG/HbpS family heme-binding protein gives MMTIKRLDIADAQKLIAGARDKAVEIGVPMCIAITDESGNLVAFERMDGGKVTSITIAIDKSFTASGAKKATHEYGDASQPGAPAYGIASAINGRLMVVGGGLPVIVDGEVVGGIGISSGTPAQDVTVAQGGLDAFLASL, from the coding sequence ATGATGACCATCAAACGGCTCGACATCGCAGATGCACAGAAGCTGATTGCAGGCGCCCGCGACAAGGCCGTCGAGATCGGCGTGCCCATGTGCATCGCGATCACCGACGAATCCGGCAACCTTGTTGCCTTCGAACGCATGGATGGCGGCAAGGTGACAAGCATCACCATCGCCATCGACAAGAGCTTTACCGCCTCGGGCGCCAAGAAGGCCACGCATGAATATGGGGATGCCAGCCAGCCCGGCGCCCCGGCCTACGGGATCGCCTCGGCGATCAACGGCCGCCTGATGGTGGTCGGCGGCGGCCTGCCCGTCATCGTGGACGGCGAAGTCGTCGGCGGCATCGGCATCAGCTCGGGCACCCCGGCGCAGGACGTCACCGTGGCACAGGGCGGCCTTGACGCCTTTCTTGCCAGCCTCTGA
- the aldA gene encoding aldehyde dehydrogenase — MTAQTHHRAPSETFSDAPRDYRNYIDGAFIENPAEMIDVTNPATGTLLGRIPETSEGDVDTAVQAARRAQAGWEKLPPIERAGYLREISAKLRKHRVELADTIVKEQGKVRGLAEVEVGFTADYIDYMAEWARRIEGEVLTSDRPDETMLLLRKPLGVVAGILPWNFPFFLIARKMAPALLTGNTIVIKPSEETPLNAYLFAELVAETSLPQGVFNLVGGRGAVAGEALVQHPGIDLITFTGSVATGSHIMQAAGKNLTKVNLELGGKAPAIVLKDADLDLAAKAIYDSRVINTGQVCNCAERVYVEREVHDALVDKLKAHFEATRYGDPSADEDLHMGPLINAAGLAKVATAVERARKEGATVVTGGKEADLGAGFHYEPTLITEARADMDIMRNEIFGPVLPVQIVESLEEAIALANDSDYGLTSSVYTRDLSAAMRAARELKFGETYINRENFEAMQGFHAGRRKSGIGGADGKHGLYEFTATHVVYIQG; from the coding sequence ATGACTGCCCAGACACACCACCGCGCACCTTCCGAGACGTTTTCGGACGCGCCCCGCGACTACAGAAACTATATCGACGGGGCCTTCATCGAAAACCCGGCCGAGATGATCGATGTCACGAACCCCGCTACCGGCACCCTGCTGGGCCGCATCCCGGAAACCTCGGAAGGGGATGTGGACACCGCCGTGCAGGCCGCGCGCCGGGCTCAGGCAGGGTGGGAGAAACTGCCACCCATCGAACGCGCCGGCTATCTGCGCGAAATCTCGGCCAAGCTGCGCAAGCACCGGGTCGAACTGGCGGATACCATCGTCAAGGAACAGGGCAAGGTGCGCGGCCTGGCCGAGGTCGAGGTCGGTTTCACCGCCGATTACATCGACTACATGGCCGAATGGGCCCGGCGGATCGAAGGCGAGGTCCTGACCAGCGACCGGCCGGACGAAACCATGTTGCTGTTGCGCAAGCCGCTAGGCGTCGTGGCGGGCATCCTGCCCTGGAACTTCCCCTTCTTCCTGATCGCCCGCAAGATGGCTCCGGCGTTGCTGACCGGCAATACCATCGTCATCAAGCCGAGCGAGGAAACCCCGCTGAACGCCTATCTCTTTGCCGAACTGGTGGCCGAGACCAGCCTGCCGCAGGGTGTCTTCAACCTTGTCGGCGGCCGCGGCGCCGTTGCGGGCGAGGCCCTGGTGCAGCATCCGGGGATCGACCTGATCACCTTCACCGGCAGCGTGGCGACGGGGTCGCATATCATGCAGGCGGCGGGCAAGAACCTGACCAAGGTCAACCTGGAGCTTGGGGGCAAGGCCCCGGCCATCGTGTTGAAGGATGCCGACCTCGATCTGGCGGCCAAGGCGATCTACGATTCCAGGGTCATCAACACCGGGCAGGTCTGCAATTGCGCCGAACGGGTCTATGTCGAGCGCGAGGTGCACGATGCCCTCGTCGACAAGCTGAAGGCGCATTTCGAGGCAACCCGCTATGGCGATCCTTCCGCTGACGAGGACCTGCACATGGGCCCGCTGATCAACGCGGCGGGACTGGCCAAGGTCGCCACAGCCGTGGAGCGCGCGCGCAAGGAAGGCGCGACCGTGGTCACGGGCGGGAAGGAAGCCGACCTTGGGGCGGGCTTCCACTATGAACCGACGCTGATCACCGAGGCCCGCGCCGACATGGACATCATGCGTAACGAGATCTTCGGCCCGGTCCTGCCGGTGCAGATCGTCGAGAGCCTGGAAGAGGCTATCGCGCTGGCCAATGACAGCGACTACGGGCTGACCTCCTCGGTCTATACCCGCGACCTGAGCGCGGCGATGCGTGCAGCGCGCGAATTGAAGTTCGGGGAAACCTACATCAACCGCGAGAACTTTGAAGCGATGCAGGGTTTCCACGCGGGACGCCGGAAATCGGGGATCGGCGGCGCGGACGGCAAGCATGGGCTCTATGAATTCACCGCCACCCATGTCGTCTACATCCAGGGCTGA
- a CDS encoding ABC transporter permease, with protein MMPFLRRAKKDDQRRAAMPVDAEVLGLLGVLVALILLFSTLSDRFLTFATFSSVAYQLPELGLLTLAMMIPLLSGGLNLAVTYSANISGLVLAWVIMWGGGADAGTGIVLLGILAALLSGALIGGLLGAIVAYTNAHPILASLAMMIFLRGLGEFLTRGGSLSGFPPDLASLGQGALFGVPVPLLIFLACVGLWALILNRTRLGFSIYMIGSNREAARYSGLNTKRALTMVYVLSGVMCAVAGIVMAGRFNSVRVGHGEAYLLITVLACFLGRVDPFGGFGRVAPVVLALVILQVIGSGLNLLGTNQHLATALWGAILVTVMVTGHLWRRLRPGRPG; from the coding sequence ATGATGCCGTTCCTTCGCCGTGCCAAAAAAGACGATCAACGGCGCGCAGCCATGCCCGTCGATGCCGAGGTCCTTGGCCTGCTGGGGGTCCTCGTGGCCCTGATCCTGCTGTTTTCCACGCTTTCGGATCGCTTTCTGACCTTCGCGACCTTTTCATCCGTAGCCTACCAGCTGCCCGAACTGGGGCTGCTGACGCTGGCCATGATGATCCCGCTGCTGTCGGGTGGGCTGAACCTGGCTGTAACCTATTCGGCGAATATCTCGGGATTGGTGCTGGCTTGGGTCATCATGTGGGGCGGCGGCGCCGACGCGGGCACGGGTATTGTCCTGCTCGGCATCCTCGCCGCCTTGCTGAGCGGCGCCCTGATCGGCGGGCTGCTGGGGGCGATCGTTGCCTATACCAATGCCCACCCGATCCTTGCCTCGCTGGCGATGATGATCTTCCTGCGTGGCCTGGGCGAATTCCTGACCCGCGGAGGCAGCCTGTCGGGCTTTCCCCCCGACCTTGCCAGCCTGGGGCAGGGCGCGCTGTTCGGGGTGCCCGTGCCGCTGTTGATCTTCCTCGCCTGTGTCGGGCTTTGGGCGTTGATCCTGAACCGCACCCGATTGGGGTTCTCGATCTACATGATCGGTTCAAACCGCGAGGCGGCCCGTTATTCCGGTCTGAACACGAAACGTGCGCTGACCATGGTCTATGTCCTGTCCGGGGTGATGTGCGCCGTGGCGGGGATCGTCATGGCGGGCCGGTTCAATTCGGTCCGGGTCGGCCATGGAGAGGCCTACCTGCTGATCACCGTCCTTGCCTGCTTCCTTGGCCGGGTCGATCCGTTCGGCGGCTTCGGGCGCGTCGCGCCCGTGGTCCTAGCGCTGGTGATCCTGCAGGTGATCGGATCGGGGCTGAACCTGCTTGGCACCAATCAACACCTGGCGACGGCCCTCTGGGGGGCGATCCTGGTGACCGTGATGGTCACCGGGCACCTCTGGCGGCGCTTGCGACCAGGGAGGCCGGGGTGA
- a CDS encoding ABC transporter permease: MPKFLPRITGTEAWLTCVIALICLGLSLTTDSFLTLVNMFDILNYSAVNLIFAAGLLVVLIAGGIDISFAVGASVVQYLVAIALPGLGGGNWAMGFVLAIAFGTMLGAINAALIYHFQIISIVVTIATFNLFFGLLMFFTGGRSIYMLPDWLVTRVVVFERETAYGWAEITLPVIVMAAVLFSTWLLLRRLNLGRQLFAMGDNPEAARRLGIHIGAMHYLAFGWMGACAGIAGLMQAHYAQEIVPNALYGRELEVLAAVVLGGARLGGGRGTLLGAVLGLALVAIAQNGLNLLGTSPYAFRMIIGAIILIAIGMPSGAPAYLTRLLRRPGGPSKGVAQ; the protein is encoded by the coding sequence ATGCCTAAGTTCCTGCCGCGCATCACCGGGACCGAGGCCTGGCTGACCTGTGTCATCGCGCTGATCTGCCTCGGGCTTTCCCTGACCACCGACAGTTTCCTGACCCTGGTCAACATGTTCGACATCCTGAATTACTCTGCCGTGAACCTGATCTTCGCCGCCGGCTTGCTGGTCGTGCTGATTGCCGGGGGGATCGATATCTCCTTCGCCGTCGGGGCCTCGGTCGTGCAGTACCTGGTGGCCATCGCGCTGCCCGGTCTCGGGGGCGGGAACTGGGCCATGGGTTTTGTACTGGCGATTGCCTTCGGCACGATGTTGGGCGCGATCAACGCGGCGCTGATCTATCATTTCCAGATCATCTCCATCGTCGTGACCATCGCCACCTTCAACCTGTTCTTCGGCCTGCTGATGTTCTTTACCGGGGGCAGGTCGATCTACATGCTGCCCGACTGGCTGGTCACCCGCGTCGTCGTTTTCGAACGTGAAACGGCCTATGGCTGGGCCGAGATCACCCTGCCGGTGATCGTCATGGCAGCGGTGCTGTTCTCCACATGGCTGCTGCTGCGCAGGCTCAACCTTGGCCGACAGCTGTTCGCCATGGGCGACAACCCCGAAGCGGCCCGGCGCCTGGGCATCCACATCGGTGCGATGCACTACCTCGCCTTCGGCTGGATGGGGGCCTGCGCGGGGATCGCGGGCCTGATGCAGGCGCATTACGCGCAGGAAATCGTGCCCAATGCCCTTTATGGCCGCGAGTTGGAGGTGCTGGCGGCGGTCGTGCTGGGCGGCGCGCGCCTGGGCGGCGGGCGCGGCACCCTGCTAGGCGCGGTGCTGGGGCTGGCGCTGGTCGCAATCGCGCAGAACGGGCTGAACCTGCTCGGGACCTCGCCATACGCCTTCCGCATGATCATCGGCGCCATCATCCTGATCGCCATCGGCATGCCCAGTGGCGCACCGGCTTACCTGACAAGGCTGCTGCGCCGCCCCGGAGGACCATCGAAGGGAGTTGCCCAATGA
- a CDS encoding sugar ABC transporter ATP-binding protein — protein sequence MATDFEPDGTARQSSLLHLENLSKRFGGVQALDRITFDVRPGEVLCLAGENGCGKSTLIKTVSGVHRPEPGAVMQWDGQDMTGLDPARARELGIQVIWQDMALFPEMTVAENIAFERNLGSRPRLVDYSAMREEAAAILARLNVSIDLDARVASLSIANRQLVAIGRALVADARLVFMDEPTASLSRHETDALIEIVRRLSAQNIAVVFVSHRLAEVLDICSRVTVLRNGRYVGTYPTEGMTQGRLTELMTGRELDYETRALTAFAGDPVISVRGLSRDGDYEDISFDIRPGEVLGLTGRLGAGRTELALSLFGLTRPDAGEIRLGGKPLKMLSNRDAIEAGIAYVPEDRLSLGLVQPQSIGKNTTVTVLDQLLGPGGLLSPRKQGDLIDRWITKLKVKIGRSEDPVSSLSGGNQQRIVLAKWLAAGPKLLILDSPTVGVDVGARAGIFEIVAALAAEGMAILLISDETPEVYFNCDRVMHMRDGRLIEAFVPAECALDDLEEAVHA from the coding sequence ATGGCGACCGATTTTGAACCTGACGGGACGGCCCGGCAGTCGTCGTTGCTGCATCTGGAAAACCTGTCAAAGCGGTTCGGCGGGGTACAGGCGCTGGACCGGATCACCTTCGACGTGCGCCCGGGCGAGGTGCTGTGCCTCGCGGGGGAAAACGGCTGCGGGAAATCCACGCTGATCAAGACCGTCAGCGGTGTTCATCGCCCCGAACCGGGGGCGGTCATGCAATGGGACGGGCAGGACATGACGGGGCTGGACCCCGCGCGGGCCCGCGAATTGGGCATCCAGGTGATCTGGCAGGACATGGCCCTGTTTCCGGAAATGACCGTGGCCGAAAACATCGCCTTCGAGCGTAATCTGGGATCGCGCCCCAGGCTTGTCGACTACAGCGCCATGCGCGAAGAGGCGGCCGCCATTCTTGCCCGGCTGAATGTCTCGATCGACCTTGATGCGCGGGTTGCCTCGCTGTCGATTGCCAACCGGCAGCTTGTGGCGATTGGCCGGGCGCTGGTGGCCGATGCGCGGCTGGTCTTCATGGATGAACCGACGGCCTCCCTTTCGCGGCACGAAACCGATGCGCTGATCGAGATCGTGCGGCGGCTGTCGGCGCAGAACATCGCCGTGGTCTTCGTCAGCCACCGTCTGGCCGAGGTGCTGGATATCTGTTCGCGGGTCACCGTTCTGCGCAACGGGCGCTACGTCGGCACCTATCCGACAGAAGGGATGACCCAGGGTCGCCTGACCGAACTGATGACGGGCCGCGAGCTCGACTATGAAACGCGGGCGCTGACGGCCTTTGCCGGCGACCCGGTGATCTCGGTGCGGGGCCTGTCGCGCGACGGGGACTACGAGGACATCAGTTTCGACATCCGACCGGGCGAGGTCCTCGGGTTGACCGGGCGTCTGGGGGCAGGGCGCACCGAGCTGGCGCTAAGCCTGTTTGGCCTGACGCGCCCCGACGCGGGCGAGATCCGGCTGGGTGGCAAGCCATTGAAGATGCTTTCGAACCGGGACGCCATCGAAGCCGGTATCGCCTATGTGCCCGAAGACCGGCTGTCGCTGGGTCTGGTGCAGCCCCAAAGCATCGGCAAGAATACGACCGTGACGGTCCTCGATCAGCTTCTGGGGCCAGGCGGCCTTCTGTCGCCGCGCAAGCAGGGTGACCTGATAGATCGCTGGATCACGAAGCTGAAGGTCAAGATCGGACGCTCCGAGGACCCGGTGTCGAGCCTCTCGGGCGGCAATCAGCAAAGGATCGTTCTGGCGAAATGGCTTGCCGCCGGTCCGAAGCTGCTGATCCTCGACAGCCCCACCGTGGGCGTCGACGTCGGCGCCCGCGCGGGCATCTTCGAGATCGTCGCGGCGCTGGCCGCCGAAGGCATGGCGATCCTGCTGATCTCGGACGAGACACCGGAGGTCTATTTCAACTGCGATCGGGTGATGCACATGCGGGACGGTCGTCTGATCGAGGCATTCGTGCCTGCCGAATGCGCGCTCGATGATCTGGAGGAAGCGGTTCATGCCTAA
- a CDS encoding substrate-binding domain-containing protein, with product MAIRTFTRRALLAVTASFMAAGALQAQDGTTTIGVVAKIGGIPWFNAMEAGIEERADALGINGFMVGPTSADPALQVRAIEDMIAQGVDVIGVVPNDAEVLEPVLKRARDQGIIVLTHESPDQENVDWDFELTSVQGFGEAFAKQLAEDLGGQGKYAVFVGGLTVPLHNAWADAAVAYLDENYPEMEQVSERYGVAEDVDASRRTTLDLLRAHEDLGGILAFGSQGPIGAARAVEERRRSGEIAVLGVFSPGQGRKMVHDGVLSGGYMWNPKQAGEVFVTLGNMLANGETIEDGMTIEGLGTVTPDFEGRDIIVQQLVSINKDTVDDLAALGL from the coding sequence ATGGCTATCAGGACTTTCACCCGGCGCGCGCTGCTGGCGGTAACCGCAAGCTTCATGGCGGCCGGTGCGCTGCAGGCGCAGGACGGCACAACGACCATCGGCGTGGTCGCCAAGATCGGCGGCATTCCTTGGTTCAACGCGATGGAGGCGGGGATAGAGGAGCGCGCCGACGCACTTGGTATCAACGGCTTCATGGTCGGCCCGACCAGCGCGGACCCCGCGCTGCAGGTGCGCGCCATCGAGGACATGATCGCCCAGGGTGTCGACGTGATCGGCGTGGTGCCGAATGACGCCGAGGTGCTGGAGCCGGTGCTGAAGCGCGCCCGCGATCAGGGCATCATCGTGCTGACCCATGAATCCCCCGACCAGGAAAACGTGGACTGGGATTTCGAGCTGACCTCGGTGCAGGGCTTTGGCGAGGCCTTTGCCAAGCAGTTGGCCGAGGACCTTGGCGGTCAGGGCAAATACGCGGTTTTCGTCGGGGGCCTGACGGTGCCCCTGCATAACGCCTGGGCGGATGCGGCGGTGGCCTATCTTGATGAAAACTACCCGGAGATGGAGCAGGTCAGCGAACGCTACGGCGTGGCCGAAGATGTGGATGCATCGCGCCGCACCACGCTGGATCTGCTGCGGGCCCACGAAGACCTTGGCGGCATTCTGGCCTTTGGCAGTCAGGGGCCGATCGGTGCCGCCCGCGCCGTGGAAGAACGCCGCCGGTCCGGCGAGATTGCCGTGCTGGGCGTCTTTTCCCCCGGTCAGGGCCGCAAGATGGTCCATGACGGGGTCCTCAGCGGTGGGTACATGTGGAACCCCAAGCAGGCGGGCGAGGTCTTTGTGACCCTGGGCAACATGCTGGCCAATGGGGAAACCATCGAGGACGGCATGACCATCGAAGGCCTCGGTACCGTGACCCCCGATTTCGAAGGTCGCGACATCATCGTCCAGCAGCTGGTGTCGATCAACAAGGATACTGTCGACGACCTTGCCGCGCTCGGCCTCTGA